A region of the Catenulispora sp. EB89 genome:
AGACTGACCCCATGCCCAAGGCCACCCCGCGCGCACGCCTCAACCACGACGCGCCGGCCTGCGAACGTGCTCTCGGTCGGGCCTTCGGCCTGCTCGGCAAGCGGTGGAACGGCCTCATCGTCGCCGTCCTCGCCCCCGGCCCGGCGGGGTTCGCCGACCTGCGGCGCCGCATCGGGCCGATCAGCGACTCCGTGCTCTCCGACCGCCTAGGCGAGCTGGCCGCGGCCGGTGTTGTCGAACGCTGCGTCACCGACGCCCGGCCGCCCGGCGTCCAGTACGGCCTCACGCCGGCCGGCCAGGCGCTGGTTCCGATCCTGGAGCAGGTCGCCGACTGGGCCGAGGATCACCTCACCTCGGCGCCCGACCCCTCGGCGCCCACCCCGCCAAGCGGCCCCAGAGCGATCGCCTGATCGAAAACATCCTCCGGGTCATACTCCGCCTTGACCCGACGCAACCGCCCCAAAGCCTCCCCGGGAAACGCATCCACCAGCCGCTCAGGCCGCGTGTCCGTCTCGAAGTTCACGTACAGCCCATCCGTGAACCTCCGCATCCGATCCCAATACGCCAGATACTCCGGCTCCCGCCGCCCGATGTCCGCGACCGAGAAGTTCTGGTGCCGATGCGGGAACGCCGTAGCCGACGCCGCGACATCATTCACCGCCCCGCCCACAGCACGTATCGACAACCACTGCGTCACCCCGCCCCGCAACGCCCCCGCCACCTCACGCGTCAAAGCCGGCGTCAAATGCTCCGCGAACCCGTTGCTCAGCAACGGCCCTCGCACACTCCCGCCCTGATACGGCGCGTCGTCAGCATGCACGATCGCCGCATAAGGAACCCGCTGCGCGCTCTGCCCCAGCACCGGCCCCACATCCAACAGCGGCGTCAAAGTCGCAATCGCCTCCGCGTCATCCGCCCCGTCGAACACCGCCATGACCTGCACCTGCACCTGCCCGCCGCCAGCGCCACCGCCACCCGCGTACAAAAAGCTGGTCAGAGCACGCGGCGCGCCCTCCACAACCTCACCCCACCGCTCAAGCACGCCCGGGAGATCGGCGCCGTCATAGATAAACCGCCCGAAAACCACATCCTCTACCGGCCGAGCAGCGAATTCGAACGCTGTCACAACCCCCAAAGCCGCCCCCGCCCCACGCACCGCCCAAAACAACTCCGGATGACGCCCCGCATCCGCCCGCACCATCGTCCCGTCGGCCAACACCATCTCCACCGCGACGACATGGTCAATGGTCAGCCCGTGCTCCCGCCCCAAAAACCCGATCCCGCCGGCCGTGGCCAGCCCACCAACCCCCACGCCCCCATAATCCCCAGAACTGATCGCCAACCCATGCGGCCTCAGCACCTCAGCAACCTGAGACCACCGCGCCCCCGCCTCAACCCGCACCAACCCGGCCGCCGCATCCACCACCTCGACCCGCTTCAACCGGGCCAGACTCACCACCACCCCGCCGTCGTTCGTCGACGCCCCCGCCATGCTGTGCCCGCCGCTGCGTATCGCCAGCGGAACCTCCTGCTCCCGCGCGAACCCCAGCGCGTCAGCCACCCCCTGCGCCGACTCCGGCCGCAGCACCAACCCCGGCGAACCGCTTCGCACATACGTCGACCGAACCCGTTCGTACTCCTTGTCCCCGGGCTCGACCGCCGACCGCCGCAACGACACCGGCACCGCGTCATAAGCGATCCCGCTACGCCGAAGCCTCAGGGCTTTTGGGCTGCGCACCACCTCCCCGTCAGCGATCCCAGCGATCCTAGCGATCCCAG
Encoded here:
- a CDS encoding LLM class flavin-dependent oxidoreductase translates to MPDYGHDLRFGTFITPQNRDPETPVALARLSEQAGLDLVTFQDHPYQPAFLDTWTLLSWVAARTERIHLAANVHSLPMRPPAVLARSAASLDLLSGGRYDMALGAGGFWDAIAAMGGVRRSPGAAVQAVSEAVDIMRAIWDPDERGGVRVDGEQYQVVGAKRGPAPAHDIPIWIGALKPRMLRLIGEKADGWLPSLFYLQDGDLERGQRVIDEAAVAAGRDPREIRRLLNISGAFSSQGQGFLQGPAEQWAQELLPLVVESGVSTFILASDDPRDIQTYAEEVAPRLRELVEASRLAAGTVGVAGTAGTAGIARIAGIADGEVVRSPKALRLRRSGIAYDAVPVSLRRSAVEPGDKEYERVRSTYVRSGSPGLVLRPESAQGVADALGFAREQEVPLAIRSGGHSMAGASTNDGGVVVSLARLKRVEVVDAAAGLVRVEAGARWSQVAEVLRPHGLAISSGDYGGVGVGGLATAGGIGFLGREHGLTIDHVVAVEMVLADGTMVRADAGRHPELFWAVRGAGAALGVVTAFEFAARPVEDVVFGRFIYDGADLPGVLERWGEVVEGAPRALTSFLYAGGGGAGGGQVQVQVMAVFDGADDAEAIATLTPLLDVGPVLGQSAQRVPYAAIVHADDAPYQGGSVRGPLLSNGFAEHLTPALTREVAGALRGGVTQWLSIRAVGGAVNDVAASATAFPHRHQNFSVADIGRREPEYLAYWDRMRRFTDGLYVNFETDTRPERLVDAFPGEALGRLRRVKAEYDPEDVFDQAIALGPLGGVGAEGSGAEVR
- a CDS encoding winged helix-turn-helix transcriptional regulator, with the translated sequence MPKATPRARLNHDAPACERALGRAFGLLGKRWNGLIVAVLAPGPAGFADLRRRIGPISDSVLSDRLGELAAAGVVERCVTDARPPGVQYGLTPAGQALVPILEQVADWAEDHLTSAPDPSAPTPPSGPRAIA